Proteins encoded in a region of the Wolbachia endosymbiont (group A) of Anomoia purmunda genome:
- a CDS encoding efflux RND transporter periplasmic adaptor subunit → MQLFLTRLVNKFYCLKMRNKVIIISSIAFILLFFISSAFLKKDQAVHSDNATSSFSVKTQECAPQNRTIYLNFSGTVNPLHRASLVSKISGKIIAIYLPDGEKVKRDDVVLKIEDYDRIEQAQKAKALLKQREIEYDSSHKLNKKGYGAQIQVEVAFTALQSAKADLKRLELDLENTAVTSPIDGYIDKINANEGDFVNAGQKIADVVNFDQILVVLYVSENEVNKIELGSTAQINLLDGKELAGEVSFISKIAEPKTGSYRVEVKVTNNKMISLQGITANVRLPSGERFAYKVPSSALSLSDEGALGIKIIDDNNYVIFAPIEIVDHESDGVWIVANNEGKPIKLIVLGHLFVKPGDKV, encoded by the coding sequence ATGCAGTTGTTTCTAACAAGATTGGTCAACAAATTCTATTGTTTAAAGATGAGAAATAAAGTAATCATCATTTCCAGTATTGCTTTTATTCTACTGTTTTTTATCAGCAGTGCATTTTTAAAAAAAGATCAGGCGGTTCATAGTGATAATGCAACTAGTAGCTTTTCAGTAAAAACTCAAGAATGTGCGCCGCAAAACCGCACTATATATTTAAATTTTTCTGGTACAGTAAATCCCTTACATAGAGCTAGCCTTGTCTCAAAAATAAGTGGTAAGATTATTGCTATTTATTTACCTGATGGTGAAAAGGTAAAAAGAGATGATGTAGTGTTAAAGATAGAAGATTATGACAGGATTGAGCAAGCTCAGAAAGCCAAAGCTTTATTAAAGCAGCGTGAAATTGAGTATGATTCCTCTCACAAACTGAATAAAAAAGGCTATGGAGCACAAATACAAGTAGAAGTAGCTTTTACTGCGTTACAAAGTGCAAAAGCTGACCTAAAAAGGCTAGAATTGGATTTAGAAAATACTGCAGTCACATCTCCTATAGATGGTTATATTGATAAAATCAATGCAAACGAAGGGGATTTTGTTAATGCTGGGCAAAAAATAGCTGACGTGGTTAATTTCGATCAAATTCTTGTAGTGTTATACGTTTCGGAAAATGAAGTAAATAAAATAGAGCTAGGCAGCACAGCTCAAATTAATTTGCTGGACGGAAAAGAATTGGCAGGTGAAGTAAGTTTTATTAGTAAAATTGCTGAGCCTAAAACTGGGTCTTATAGGGTAGAGGTAAAGGTAACTAATAATAAAATGATATCCTTGCAGGGAATAACTGCCAACGTAAGGCTACCTTCAGGCGAAAGATTTGCATATAAAGTTCCTTCTTCAGCCCTGAGCTTAAGTGACGAAGGTGCTCTTGGAATAAAGATTATTGATGATAATAATTATGTAATATTTGCACCAATAGAAATTGTTGATCATGAGAGCGATGGGGTTTGGATAGTAGCAAATAACGAAGGTAAACCCATAAAGTTAATAGTATTGGGCCACCTATTTGTTAAGCCTGGTGATAAGGTTTAA
- the grxD gene encoding Grx4 family monothiol glutaredoxin, protein MSNFEQIKKDIAENDVVLYMKGTSDFPQCGFSGLVVSILKKLNVKFKYINVLENDEIRESIKKFSDWPTIPQLYIKEEFIGGCDITREMYEKGELQSLLKEKKIIAE, encoded by the coding sequence ATGAGCAATTTTGAACAAATAAAAAAAGATATAGCAGAAAATGATGTGGTATTGTATATGAAAGGCACTTCTGATTTTCCTCAATGCGGATTCTCTGGACTCGTCGTGTCAATCCTAAAAAAATTGAACGTGAAGTTTAAGTATATTAACGTGTTGGAGAATGATGAAATACGTGAATCTATAAAAAAGTTTTCTGATTGGCCAACAATTCCACAATTATATATAAAGGAAGAGTTTATTGGTGGTTGCGACATCACTCGCGAGATGTACGAAAAAGGCGAACTGCAAAGTTTATTGAAGGAAAAAAAAATTATTGCGGAATAG
- a CDS encoding BolA/IbaG family iron-sulfur metabolism protein, translated as MAIAIYELEKIIKQSFPDADIKIHDLAGDDDHYHLKINSKRFLGKTRIEQHKMVYKALEGQSIHALQLETNT; from the coding sequence ATGGCTATTGCAATTTATGAATTAGAGAAAATAATCAAACAATCGTTCCCCGACGCTGATATAAAGATTCATGATCTTGCTGGAGATGATGACCATTATCATTTAAAAATAAACTCCAAGCGCTTTCTTGGAAAGACAAGAATAGAACAGCATAAAATGGTATATAAAGCTCTGGAAGGTCAGTCTATACACGCCTTGCAACTGGAAACTAATACTTAA
- a CDS encoding malic enzyme-like NAD(P)-binding protein: protein MNDDLDSTTKQEALKYHSRGGNPGKISIMPTKPLSTQYDLSLAYSPGVAAPCLEIAKNPEVVYDYTAKSNCVAVISNGTAVLGLGNIGPLAAKPVMEGKAVLFKRFADIDAVDIEVGTENIEDFINAVRYLGPSWGGINLEDIRSPDCFIIEKRLNELMDIPVFHDDQHGTAVVVAAGIENALDIVEKKLEDVKIIMNGAGAAGIACLEILKSMGAKNIVLCDKQGVIYKGRNEDMNEWKEKYAIDTSERSLLDTIKGADVFIGLSAKDVLNEEMLKSMGKDPIIFALANPDPEVRPEFAKSVRPDAIIATGRSDYNNQVNNVMGFPYIFRGALDVHATTINDEMKIAAADAIAKLAREPVPGEISAVYGGRKMSYGREYIIPTPFDPRLISIVSPAVAKAAVDSGVARKAVQDWSKYENQLKSRLASALNMLNLLSSRY, encoded by the coding sequence ATGAACGATGATTTAGATAGTACCACAAAACAAGAAGCGCTTAAGTATCACAGTAGAGGTGGTAACCCTGGTAAAATTTCAATCATGCCAACAAAACCTTTATCTACCCAGTATGATTTGTCACTTGCTTATTCCCCTGGCGTTGCAGCTCCGTGCCTTGAAATAGCTAAAAATCCTGAGGTTGTTTATGATTATACAGCAAAAAGCAACTGTGTTGCTGTCATTTCAAATGGCACTGCAGTGCTTGGACTTGGTAATATCGGTCCTCTTGCTGCAAAACCTGTCATGGAAGGCAAAGCTGTTTTATTTAAGCGTTTTGCTGATATTGATGCAGTTGATATAGAAGTTGGTACAGAAAATATAGAAGATTTCATCAATGCAGTAAGATATCTTGGACCAAGTTGGGGGGGGATAAATTTAGAAGATATAAGATCTCCCGATTGTTTTATAATAGAGAAACGCCTGAATGAACTGATGGATATTCCAGTGTTCCATGATGACCAGCATGGAACTGCGGTGGTTGTTGCAGCTGGCATAGAAAATGCTCTTGATATTGTTGAAAAGAAATTAGAGGACGTTAAGATCATTATGAATGGTGCTGGAGCAGCCGGTATTGCATGTTTAGAAATACTAAAGTCCATGGGCGCTAAAAATATAGTGCTGTGTGATAAGCAAGGAGTAATATACAAAGGTAGAAACGAGGATATGAATGAGTGGAAGGAAAAGTATGCAATTGATACTTCCGAACGTTCTCTACTTGATACAATAAAAGGCGCTGATGTATTCATCGGGCTATCTGCAAAAGATGTGTTAAATGAAGAGATGTTAAAGAGTATGGGCAAAGACCCGATTATTTTCGCTCTCGCCAACCCCGATCCAGAAGTAAGGCCTGAGTTTGCAAAATCTGTGAGGCCAGATGCAATAATCGCAACTGGTAGGTCAGATTACAACAACCAAGTCAACAACGTAATGGGTTTTCCTTATATATTTAGAGGGGCGCTTGATGTACATGCAACAACAATAAATGATGAAATGAAAATTGCAGCTGCAGATGCAATAGCAAAGCTTGCCCGTGAGCCAGTACCAGGTGAGATATCTGCAGTCTATGGCGGTCGTAAAATGAGCTACGGACGTGAATATATAATACCTACTCCATTTGACCCAAGGTTAATTTCTATAGTATCTCCTGCTGTTGCAAAAGCCGCAGTTGATTCAGGTGTTGCAAGAAAGGCAGTACAAGATTGGAGTAAATATGAAAATCAATTAAAATCTCGCCTTGCTAGTGCACTTAACATGCTGAATTTACTGTCTTCACGATATTAG
- the pgsA gene encoding CDP-diacylglycerol--glycerol-3-phosphate 3-phosphatidyltransferase gives MLKKNVPNLLTISRALAIPAIILSFYIENKYAGLITISIFVFACITDFFDGYLARAWKVQSKFGKLFDPIADKLIVVSTIIMLIYKQKINDFTIVPSIIIICREILVSGLREFLIATNVSLPVSKAGKIKTFLQMVAVVALIMNDYYMTQYTGAICLWVAAIITVWSGYNYILAGIKQID, from the coding sequence ATGCTTAAGAAAAACGTGCCTAATTTGCTTACAATTTCTCGTGCACTTGCAATACCAGCAATAATATTAAGTTTTTACATAGAAAATAAATATGCAGGCCTGATAACAATATCAATCTTTGTGTTTGCGTGCATTACGGATTTTTTTGATGGTTACCTGGCGCGTGCGTGGAAAGTCCAATCAAAGTTTGGCAAGCTATTTGATCCGATTGCTGATAAATTAATAGTGGTTTCAACGATAATTATGCTAATTTATAAGCAAAAGATAAATGATTTTACAATAGTACCGTCGATTATCATCATCTGTCGGGAGATATTAGTTTCAGGTTTACGGGAGTTTCTGATAGCTACAAATGTTAGTCTACCTGTAAGCAAAGCTGGAAAAATTAAAACATTTCTACAGATGGTTGCTGTAGTAGCGCTAATAATGAACGATTATTATATGACTCAATATACAGGTGCGATTTGTTTATGGGTTGCAGCTATTATAACTGTGTGGTCAGGCTATAATTATATCCTAGCCGGCATCAAACAGATTGATTAA
- a CDS encoding outer membrane protein assembly factor BamD has protein sequence MYKTLIMCFIFLICSFTQSYANDLEKTETELYEEAVELFDQKKYKQAIRAFQKIEDLYPFSYWARKAKLLSGVSHYNMGNYSSAASNMDDYIYVYPNGEDLPYVYYLRVLFYYMQINKVQLGQQTAYKTLELATEYINLFPDSKYIDEIKEKAKLITEHISTKEYSIGKFYLKRGEYLAAIKRFQNIASYKDSKYFSKSINYLIAAHSALGLDLEAEQYESMLLAESLQDAKPEA, from the coding sequence ATGTATAAGACTTTAATCATGTGCTTTATTTTTCTGATTTGCTCCTTTACACAATCGTATGCGAATGATCTTGAAAAAACTGAAACTGAACTATATGAAGAAGCAGTTGAACTTTTTGACCAGAAAAAATATAAACAAGCTATTAGGGCATTTCAAAAGATAGAGGATTTGTATCCTTTCTCTTATTGGGCAAGGAAAGCAAAATTATTATCTGGTGTGTCTCATTATAATATGGGTAACTATAGCAGTGCTGCAAGTAATATGGATGATTATATATATGTTTATCCAAATGGTGAAGATTTACCATATGTATACTACTTAAGAGTATTATTTTATTACATGCAAATTAATAAAGTGCAACTTGGACAGCAAACTGCATATAAAACTTTAGAGCTGGCTACAGAGTACATTAACCTTTTCCCAGACAGCAAATATATAGATGAAATCAAGGAAAAAGCAAAATTAATCACAGAACATATATCAACAAAAGAGTATTCTATCGGTAAATTTTACCTGAAGCGTGGTGAATATTTAGCAGCAATTAAGCGTTTCCAGAATATAGCAAGCTATAAGGATTCTAAATATTTTTCTAAGTCTATTAACTATTTAATAGCAGCCCATTCAGCTCTTGGCCTTGACTTAGAAGCTGAGCAGTATGAAAGTATGTTATTAGCAGAAAGCCTGCAAGATGCCAAGCCGGAGGCTTGA
- a CDS encoding YebC/PmpR family DNA-binding transcriptional regulator, with product MAGHSQFSNIKHRKGAQDAKRSQKFTKLIREITVAAKQGLPDPELNPRLRSAIFAARKENLPKDKIETAIKNATGNVAGENYEEIQYEGHGPSGTALIVHALTNNRNRTASEVRYIFSRKGGNLGETGSVSYLFDHVGLIVYKAEGVNFDDLFSHGIELEVLNVEENDKEGLHVITCEIKDFGKVRDAFYAKFGEPELARLSWQPKDLIEISDKELIDKLSALVEELEDNDDVQYVEGNFTFVDAV from the coding sequence ATGGCTGGTCATTCACAATTTTCAAATATAAAACATCGGAAAGGCGCTCAGGATGCAAAGCGCTCTCAAAAATTTACGAAGTTGATTAGAGAAATAACAGTTGCTGCAAAGCAAGGGCTACCCGATCCCGAACTCAACCCGCGCCTTCGCTCTGCTATATTTGCTGCACGCAAGGAAAATCTACCAAAAGATAAAATAGAAACAGCAATAAAAAATGCAACTGGTAACGTTGCTGGAGAAAATTACGAAGAAATACAATATGAAGGTCATGGGCCTTCTGGCACTGCACTCATTGTCCATGCCTTGACTAATAACCGCAATCGAACTGCTTCTGAGGTACGTTATATCTTTTCTCGTAAAGGTGGAAATTTAGGAGAAACAGGAAGTGTTAGTTACCTTTTCGATCATGTAGGCTTAATCGTCTATAAAGCAGAGGGTGTGAATTTTGACGATTTATTCAGTCATGGAATCGAATTAGAAGTATTGAATGTTGAGGAAAATGACAAAGAAGGATTACACGTTATAACTTGTGAAATAAAAGATTTTGGTAAAGTACGCGATGCCTTTTATGCAAAATTCGGAGAACCAGAACTTGCTCGTCTTTCATGGCAGCCAAAAGATCTGATTGAAATTAGCGATAAAGAGTTGATTGATAAATTATCTGCATTGGTTGAAGAGCTGGAAGATAATGATGATGTACAGTATGTGGAAGGTAATTTTACTTTTGTTGATGCTGTTTAA
- a CDS encoding M23 family metallopeptidase, with amino-acid sequence MTGEDFEVTESNHDRRLLFISSTIKSSFFATGIEQGLAPNTVVKLINIYKDFGVDFKKDIVPKSKSEVLFEKLPNNQKTEEKILYASLTINKKAISLYHYKSQDGKERYFNNEGISLKNGEIFANPLNGDYRISSKFGNRKHPVRGKIAFHKGVDYAAKLGTPIYAAAEGVVEYIGKNGGYGNYIKIKHKNEYSTCYAHVSRFSGDIKLGSKVKQGQVIAYVGSTGVATGSHLHYEVIYNGKHIDPLTIAHKTEVKLPDHELREFKLFVNKINKTINREGSSEKEV; translated from the coding sequence ATGACAGGAGAGGATTTTGAGGTGACAGAAAGCAACCATGATAGAAGATTATTATTCATATCCAGTACCATAAAATCTTCCTTTTTTGCCACAGGAATTGAGCAAGGGTTGGCGCCAAATACAGTGGTGAAATTGATCAACATATATAAAGATTTCGGTGTTGATTTTAAAAAAGACATTGTGCCGAAGAGTAAATCGGAGGTTCTTTTTGAGAAATTGCCTAATAATCAGAAGACTGAAGAAAAAATTTTATACGCTTCACTGACAATAAACAAGAAAGCTATTAGTTTATATCATTATAAATCGCAAGACGGCAAAGAAAGGTATTTTAATAATGAAGGAATAAGCTTAAAAAATGGCGAAATTTTTGCAAATCCTTTAAATGGAGATTATCGCATATCCTCAAAATTTGGCAATAGAAAGCATCCTGTTCGCGGTAAAATTGCTTTTCACAAAGGAGTGGATTATGCAGCTAAACTTGGCACTCCCATATACGCTGCTGCAGAGGGTGTGGTAGAATATATAGGAAAGAATGGTGGCTATGGAAATTACATCAAAATAAAACACAAAAATGAATATTCAACCTGTTACGCGCATGTAAGTAGATTTAGTGGCGATATAAAGTTAGGCTCTAAAGTAAAGCAGGGGCAGGTTATTGCCTATGTTGGTAGCACTGGTGTTGCAACAGGATCCCATTTACATTACGAAGTTATATATAACGGCAAACACATCGATCCGCTTACGATAGCGCATAAAACTGAAGTAAAATTGCCTGATCATGAATTAAGAGAGTTTAAACTATTTGTAAATAAGATAAATAAAACGATCAACAGAGAGGGTTCAAGTGAAAAAGAAGTTTAA
- a CDS encoding SPFH domain-containing protein, with amino-acid sequence MDKNTINDRNLSQIRAFPVLIALGLILSLLFLAYDSTIALGVAAVSILTFLQGFFINDPNEARVIEFFGHYIGTYFKSGICVTLPFSSKYIVSLKFQNINTEKIKVNDANGSPIEISAVIVWRVSSPAKAYYNVNNYHEFVFVQSDSVIRELASNYPYDSESDEESLRKNSDKISSELQSMLQQRLDIAGIEITEARISHLAYSSEIAQAMLRRQQAHAITSARKLIVQNAIGIIEEVIAHFEKNKSLQLDSKQKVQLINNLLVALISEQDAQPTISLDNN; translated from the coding sequence ATGGATAAGAATACGATAAACGATAGAAATTTGAGTCAAATTCGGGCTTTTCCTGTACTAATAGCGCTAGGATTAATTTTATCGCTGCTTTTTTTGGCATATGACAGCACAATTGCACTTGGAGTTGCTGCCGTTTCAATTTTGACTTTTCTTCAAGGATTTTTTATTAATGACCCTAATGAAGCAAGAGTGATAGAATTTTTTGGTCATTATATTGGAACTTATTTTAAGTCTGGAATATGTGTAACGCTTCCCTTTTCAAGCAAATATATAGTTTCCCTAAAATTTCAAAATATCAACACAGAAAAAATAAAAGTGAATGATGCAAATGGAAGTCCAATAGAGATTTCTGCAGTAATTGTTTGGAGAGTGAGCAGTCCTGCAAAGGCGTATTATAATGTTAACAACTATCACGAATTTGTTTTTGTACAAAGTGACTCAGTAATAAGAGAATTAGCTAGTAACTATCCGTATGACAGCGAAAGCGATGAGGAATCTTTACGTAAAAATTCTGATAAAATTTCGAGTGAATTGCAGTCAATGTTACAACAAAGATTAGATATTGCAGGAATTGAGATTACAGAAGCGAGAATATCACATTTGGCGTATTCATCCGAGATTGCACAAGCAATGTTAAGGCGTCAACAAGCACATGCTATCACTTCTGCAAGAAAGCTTATAGTGCAAAACGCAATAGGAATTATCGAGGAAGTAATAGCTCATTTTGAAAAAAATAAAAGCTTACAATTAGATAGCAAGCAAAAAGTTCAATTGATAAATAATTTGTTGGTTGCCCTAATCTCTGAGCAAGATGCACAACCGACGATTAGTTTGGATAATAATTAG
- a CDS encoding WPE palindromic element domain-containing protein, producing the protein MKVADYLDPENLTSNKWLHNKGWIPVLDTGIQTLIVILVNKSGENKRSSQNAVFLLK; encoded by the coding sequence ATGAAAGTAGCTGACTACTTGGATCCAGAAAACTTAACTTCAAATAAGTGGCTGCATAATAAAGGCTGGATTCCAGTGCTTGACACTGGAATCCAGACTTTAATTGTTATACTTGTAAATAAGTCTGGTGAGAATAAACGTTCATCTCAAAATGCAGTATTTTTGTTGAAATAG